In Gossypium raimondii isolate GPD5lz chromosome 12, ASM2569854v1, whole genome shotgun sequence, a single window of DNA contains:
- the LOC105765752 gene encoding calmodulin-binding protein 60 A isoform X2: MKRVLRRRSIPDSAKFRQWIGNVVQEVMKLQSVQHLLEPVLEPLIRRVVKEEVELALRKHLNNMKRNGGKEVNSSESRSLQLQFLNNLSLPVFTGARIEAEDCSTIKVAIVDALTGQIVTSGPESSAKVEVVVLEGDFDGDEEDNWAVEEFNNNIVKEREGKKPLLTGDAFLTLTEGIGLVGEISFTDNSSWTRCRRFRLGARVVDGSGGTRVREAKTESFIVRDHRGELYKKHHPPSLSDEVWRLEKIGKDGAFHKRLSRENINTVKDFLTMLCINPPRLRHILGTGMSAKMWEITVEHARTCVLDKRRHVYCPPGSQQKSGVVFNVVGQLTGLLSECQYLTTDKLSETEKIEAQNLVISAFEHWAEVISFDDEASLISSCSKLAKIPCTNSAKTENSNGSKVLASQKMDGYDYAQTSASSPDIISTIYSVWGMGGLEDYALHGIENPDLRYDQTLSYPGQVNNSLTCDADISQTFGDEDHLGYFDGDLHSQGLGLESQADLQTAVDGFLVQRKVADQAKSRWTKVFSVLKWFSIKRKVKEKFLGLRYGTGL; the protein is encoded by the exons atgaaaagagtTTTGCGGCGAAGAAGCATCCCAGATTCCGCCAAATTCAGGCAATGGATAGGAAA TGTGGTTCAGGAGGTGATGAAGTTGCAGTCTGTCCAACATTTGCTGGAGCCAGTTTTGGAGCCATTGATTCGTAGGGTG GTCAAAGAAGAAGTTGAATTGGCTCTTAGAAAGCATTTGAATAATATGAAAAG GAATGGTGGGAAGGAGGTAAATTCTTCTGAGTCAAGAAGCTTACAACTCCAATTCTTAAATAATCTCTCCCTTCCTGTGTTCACTGGAGCTCGAATTGAGGCAGAAGATTGTTCTACCATAAAAGTGGCTATAGTTGATGCTCTTACTGGACAAATAGTTACCTCTGGTCCGGAGTCTTCTGCCAAAGTAGAAGTTGTAGTCCTTGAGGGAGATTTTGATGGTGATGAGGAGGACAACTGGGCGGTTGAAGAGTTTAACAATAACATTGTAAAAGAGAGAGAAGGAAAGAAACCTCTTCTTACCGGAGATGCATTTCTAACTCTCACCGAGGGCATAGGTTTAGTGGGTGAGATTTCATTTACAGATAATTCAAGCTGGACTAGATGCCGTCGTTTCAGACTTGGTGCTAGAGTTGTGGATGGTTCTGGTGGCACTAGAGTAAGAGAAGCAAAGACAGAATCCTTCATTGTCAGGGATCACCGTGGAGAAT TATACAAGAAGCATCATCCTCCATCTCTTTCTGATGAAGTATGGAGATTAGAGAAAATTGGCAAAGATGGGGCTTTCCATAAGCGCTTGAGTCGGGAAAATATCAACACTGTTAAGGATTTCTTGACCATGCTCTGTATAAATCCTCCAAGGCTTCGACAT ATCCTCGGCACTGGTATGTCTGCTAAGATGTGGGAAATCACCGTGGAGCATGCTCGAACATGTGTGCTTGATAAGAGGAGGCACGTGTATTGCCCTCCTGGTTCTCAACAGAAATCTGGTGTGGTCTTCAACGTCGTGGGACAATTGACAGGACTACTTTCAGAATGCCAGTACCTTACAACTGATAAGCTATCAGAAACTGAGAAG ATTGAAGCTCAAAACTTGGTAATTTCTGCATTTGAACATTGGGCAGAAGTCATCTCGTTTGACGACGAAGCCTCTCTCATAAGTAGTTGTTCAAAATTAGCTAAGATTCCTTGCACAAACTCTGCCAAGACAGAGAATTCTAATGGTAGCAAGGTTTTGGCTTCTCAAAAGATGGATGGATATGATTATGCTCAAACAAGTGCTTCTTCTCCCGATATCATCTCAACCATCTATTCAGTTTGGGGTATGGGTGGATTGGAGGATTATGCCCTGCATGGTATCGAAAACCCGGATCTTAGATATGACCAAACATTGAGTTATCCTGGCCAAGTCAATAATTCCCTAACGTGTGACGCAGATATTTCTCAGACTTTTGGTGACGAGGATCATCTTGGATATTTTGATGGTGATCTTCATTCCCAGGGCCTTGGTTTGGAATCACAAGCGGATCTACAAACTGCTGTTGACGGATTCCTTGTGCAACGTAAAGTTGCTGACCAAGCGAAGAGTAGATGGACCAAGGTTTTTAGTGTACTGAAGTGGTTCTCtatcaaaagaaaagttaaagaaaaatttCTAGGTCTGAGATATGGCACTGGACTTTAA
- the LOC105765752 gene encoding calmodulin-binding protein 60 A isoform X1, translating to MNLIVYHHRYRLAFGVFLLLELVVVMSQKRPQEDGKARPSEGNSPDQDKRRRVPTLRNVVQEVMKLQSVQHLLEPVLEPLIRRVVKEEVELALRKHLNNMKRNGGKEVNSSESRSLQLQFLNNLSLPVFTGARIEAEDCSTIKVAIVDALTGQIVTSGPESSAKVEVVVLEGDFDGDEEDNWAVEEFNNNIVKEREGKKPLLTGDAFLTLTEGIGLVGEISFTDNSSWTRCRRFRLGARVVDGSGGTRVREAKTESFIVRDHRGELYKKHHPPSLSDEVWRLEKIGKDGAFHKRLSRENINTVKDFLTMLCINPPRLRHILGTGMSAKMWEITVEHARTCVLDKRRHVYCPPGSQQKSGVVFNVVGQLTGLLSECQYLTTDKLSETEKIEAQNLVISAFEHWAEVISFDDEASLISSCSKLAKIPCTNSAKTENSNGSKVLASQKMDGYDYAQTSASSPDIISTIYSVWGMGGLEDYALHGIENPDLRYDQTLSYPGQVNNSLTCDADISQTFGDEDHLGYFDGDLHSQGLGLESQADLQTAVDGFLVQRKVADQAKSRWTKVFSVLKWFSIKRKVKEKFLGLRYGTGL from the exons ATGAACCTAATCGTTTACCACCATCGATACCGCTTAGCTTTTGGGGTGTTTTTGTTGTTGGAGTTAGTAGTAGTAATGTCACAGAAAAGGCCCCAGGAGGATGGTAAGGCTCGACCGTCTGAAGGGAACAGTCCTGATCAAGATAAACGGAGAAGGGTTCCAACCTTGAGAAA TGTGGTTCAGGAGGTGATGAAGTTGCAGTCTGTCCAACATTTGCTGGAGCCAGTTTTGGAGCCATTGATTCGTAGGGTG GTCAAAGAAGAAGTTGAATTGGCTCTTAGAAAGCATTTGAATAATATGAAAAG GAATGGTGGGAAGGAGGTAAATTCTTCTGAGTCAAGAAGCTTACAACTCCAATTCTTAAATAATCTCTCCCTTCCTGTGTTCACTGGAGCTCGAATTGAGGCAGAAGATTGTTCTACCATAAAAGTGGCTATAGTTGATGCTCTTACTGGACAAATAGTTACCTCTGGTCCGGAGTCTTCTGCCAAAGTAGAAGTTGTAGTCCTTGAGGGAGATTTTGATGGTGATGAGGAGGACAACTGGGCGGTTGAAGAGTTTAACAATAACATTGTAAAAGAGAGAGAAGGAAAGAAACCTCTTCTTACCGGAGATGCATTTCTAACTCTCACCGAGGGCATAGGTTTAGTGGGTGAGATTTCATTTACAGATAATTCAAGCTGGACTAGATGCCGTCGTTTCAGACTTGGTGCTAGAGTTGTGGATGGTTCTGGTGGCACTAGAGTAAGAGAAGCAAAGACAGAATCCTTCATTGTCAGGGATCACCGTGGAGAAT TATACAAGAAGCATCATCCTCCATCTCTTTCTGATGAAGTATGGAGATTAGAGAAAATTGGCAAAGATGGGGCTTTCCATAAGCGCTTGAGTCGGGAAAATATCAACACTGTTAAGGATTTCTTGACCATGCTCTGTATAAATCCTCCAAGGCTTCGACAT ATCCTCGGCACTGGTATGTCTGCTAAGATGTGGGAAATCACCGTGGAGCATGCTCGAACATGTGTGCTTGATAAGAGGAGGCACGTGTATTGCCCTCCTGGTTCTCAACAGAAATCTGGTGTGGTCTTCAACGTCGTGGGACAATTGACAGGACTACTTTCAGAATGCCAGTACCTTACAACTGATAAGCTATCAGAAACTGAGAAG ATTGAAGCTCAAAACTTGGTAATTTCTGCATTTGAACATTGGGCAGAAGTCATCTCGTTTGACGACGAAGCCTCTCTCATAAGTAGTTGTTCAAAATTAGCTAAGATTCCTTGCACAAACTCTGCCAAGACAGAGAATTCTAATGGTAGCAAGGTTTTGGCTTCTCAAAAGATGGATGGATATGATTATGCTCAAACAAGTGCTTCTTCTCCCGATATCATCTCAACCATCTATTCAGTTTGGGGTATGGGTGGATTGGAGGATTATGCCCTGCATGGTATCGAAAACCCGGATCTTAGATATGACCAAACATTGAGTTATCCTGGCCAAGTCAATAATTCCCTAACGTGTGACGCAGATATTTCTCAGACTTTTGGTGACGAGGATCATCTTGGATATTTTGATGGTGATCTTCATTCCCAGGGCCTTGGTTTGGAATCACAAGCGGATCTACAAACTGCTGTTGACGGATTCCTTGTGCAACGTAAAGTTGCTGACCAAGCGAAGAGTAGATGGACCAAGGTTTTTAGTGTACTGAAGTGGTTCTCtatcaaaagaaaagttaaagaaaaatttCTAGGTCTGAGATATGGCACTGGACTTTAA
- the LOC105765751 gene encoding succinate dehydrogenase subunit 7B, mitochondrial isoform X2, with amino-acid sequence MAFFLGQSSFANHFRSYQKTEASMAVPTRAFHVELGDREKALLAKDPSLSRFKSYKKSVSTLKRIGDVLTVVVVAGCCYEIYVKAVMREEARNKAKAGGGSK; translated from the exons ATGGCCTTTTTCCTTGGACAAAGTAGCTTTGCGAACCACTTCCGATCTTATCAG AAGACAGAGGCTTCCATGGCTGTGCCAACACGAGCATTTCATGTTGAACTTGGGGATCGTGAGAAAGCT CTCTTGGCAAAGGACCCTTCGTTAAGTCGTTTTAAATCTTATAAGAAGAGTGTGTCGACACTGAAGAGAATTGGGGATGTTCTTACAGTTGTTGTTGTAGCAG GTTGTTGCTATGAAATTTATGTCAAGGCAGTAATGCGAGAAGAAGCTAGGAACAAGGCAAAGGCTGGTGGTGGAAGTAAATGA
- the LOC105765751 gene encoding succinate dehydrogenase subunit 7A, mitochondrial isoform X1 encodes MAFFLGQSSFANHFRSYQQKTEASMAVPTRAFHVELGDREKALLAKDPSLSRFKSYKKSVSTLKRIGDVLTVVVVAGCCYEIYVKAVMREEARNKAKAGGGSK; translated from the exons ATGGCCTTTTTCCTTGGACAAAGTAGCTTTGCGAACCACTTCCGATCTTATCAG CAGAAGACAGAGGCTTCCATGGCTGTGCCAACACGAGCATTTCATGTTGAACTTGGGGATCGTGAGAAAGCT CTCTTGGCAAAGGACCCTTCGTTAAGTCGTTTTAAATCTTATAAGAAGAGTGTGTCGACACTGAAGAGAATTGGGGATGTTCTTACAGTTGTTGTTGTAGCAG GTTGTTGCTATGAAATTTATGTCAAGGCAGTAATGCGAGAAGAAGCTAGGAACAAGGCAAAGGCTGGTGGTGGAAGTAAATGA
- the LOC105765752 gene encoding calmodulin-binding protein 60 A isoform X3: MKLQSVQHLLEPVLEPLIRRVVKEEVELALRKHLNNMKRNGGKEVNSSESRSLQLQFLNNLSLPVFTGARIEAEDCSTIKVAIVDALTGQIVTSGPESSAKVEVVVLEGDFDGDEEDNWAVEEFNNNIVKEREGKKPLLTGDAFLTLTEGIGLVGEISFTDNSSWTRCRRFRLGARVVDGSGGTRVREAKTESFIVRDHRGELYKKHHPPSLSDEVWRLEKIGKDGAFHKRLSRENINTVKDFLTMLCINPPRLRHILGTGMSAKMWEITVEHARTCVLDKRRHVYCPPGSQQKSGVVFNVVGQLTGLLSECQYLTTDKLSETEKIEAQNLVISAFEHWAEVISFDDEASLISSCSKLAKIPCTNSAKTENSNGSKVLASQKMDGYDYAQTSASSPDIISTIYSVWGMGGLEDYALHGIENPDLRYDQTLSYPGQVNNSLTCDADISQTFGDEDHLGYFDGDLHSQGLGLESQADLQTAVDGFLVQRKVADQAKSRWTKVFSVLKWFSIKRKVKEKFLGLRYGTGL; encoded by the exons ATGAAGTTGCAGTCTGTCCAACATTTGCTGGAGCCAGTTTTGGAGCCATTGATTCGTAGGGTG GTCAAAGAAGAAGTTGAATTGGCTCTTAGAAAGCATTTGAATAATATGAAAAG GAATGGTGGGAAGGAGGTAAATTCTTCTGAGTCAAGAAGCTTACAACTCCAATTCTTAAATAATCTCTCCCTTCCTGTGTTCACTGGAGCTCGAATTGAGGCAGAAGATTGTTCTACCATAAAAGTGGCTATAGTTGATGCTCTTACTGGACAAATAGTTACCTCTGGTCCGGAGTCTTCTGCCAAAGTAGAAGTTGTAGTCCTTGAGGGAGATTTTGATGGTGATGAGGAGGACAACTGGGCGGTTGAAGAGTTTAACAATAACATTGTAAAAGAGAGAGAAGGAAAGAAACCTCTTCTTACCGGAGATGCATTTCTAACTCTCACCGAGGGCATAGGTTTAGTGGGTGAGATTTCATTTACAGATAATTCAAGCTGGACTAGATGCCGTCGTTTCAGACTTGGTGCTAGAGTTGTGGATGGTTCTGGTGGCACTAGAGTAAGAGAAGCAAAGACAGAATCCTTCATTGTCAGGGATCACCGTGGAGAAT TATACAAGAAGCATCATCCTCCATCTCTTTCTGATGAAGTATGGAGATTAGAGAAAATTGGCAAAGATGGGGCTTTCCATAAGCGCTTGAGTCGGGAAAATATCAACACTGTTAAGGATTTCTTGACCATGCTCTGTATAAATCCTCCAAGGCTTCGACAT ATCCTCGGCACTGGTATGTCTGCTAAGATGTGGGAAATCACCGTGGAGCATGCTCGAACATGTGTGCTTGATAAGAGGAGGCACGTGTATTGCCCTCCTGGTTCTCAACAGAAATCTGGTGTGGTCTTCAACGTCGTGGGACAATTGACAGGACTACTTTCAGAATGCCAGTACCTTACAACTGATAAGCTATCAGAAACTGAGAAG ATTGAAGCTCAAAACTTGGTAATTTCTGCATTTGAACATTGGGCAGAAGTCATCTCGTTTGACGACGAAGCCTCTCTCATAAGTAGTTGTTCAAAATTAGCTAAGATTCCTTGCACAAACTCTGCCAAGACAGAGAATTCTAATGGTAGCAAGGTTTTGGCTTCTCAAAAGATGGATGGATATGATTATGCTCAAACAAGTGCTTCTTCTCCCGATATCATCTCAACCATCTATTCAGTTTGGGGTATGGGTGGATTGGAGGATTATGCCCTGCATGGTATCGAAAACCCGGATCTTAGATATGACCAAACATTGAGTTATCCTGGCCAAGTCAATAATTCCCTAACGTGTGACGCAGATATTTCTCAGACTTTTGGTGACGAGGATCATCTTGGATATTTTGATGGTGATCTTCATTCCCAGGGCCTTGGTTTGGAATCACAAGCGGATCTACAAACTGCTGTTGACGGATTCCTTGTGCAACGTAAAGTTGCTGACCAAGCGAAGAGTAGATGGACCAAGGTTTTTAGTGTACTGAAGTGGTTCTCtatcaaaagaaaagttaaagaaaaatttCTAGGTCTGAGATATGGCACTGGACTTTAA